The Blastococcus sp. HT6-4 genome window below encodes:
- a CDS encoding alpha-(1->3)-arabinofuranosyltransferase family protein, giving the protein MLQQPGRTTFDTKFDLTADPASFLGRALHLWNPVSLGELQNQAYGYLFPQGPFFLAAEHVGVPDWLAQRLWSALLLVAAYEGTRRICRALGLGGGTAVLGGLAYALAPRLLGAVGVLSGEVLPEAVLPWVALPLVLALNGRLPARRAGLLSGVAVLFMSGVNATGTLAALPVAFLLAASRIRTRGGAALLGWWALGTGLACAWWLGPLLLLGRYSPPFLDFIETAATTTSPTGWANSLRGAEHWVAYHRIDGEGWWPGAHTLATSGLLAFLAMSIATFGLVGLLHRRMPLRIPLTVSLVLGLLLLTIGNSSAVGSFVDEPVRALLDGPLAPLRNVHKVDPLIRLPIALGFAHAAALAVGRLGRLLDERGESRRLPLARRVAGTSLVVVLLVSAAPLFTGGLRMPGWTEVPQAWAALADYLEDRPDSRALVVPGAGFGVHSWGWTIDEPLQGLTGTAWVTRSQVPLVPGPTARVLDAVETRLANGHGSAGLAQFLGRAGITHVVVRRDLDRTAAETAPADRVERALLDSPGLRRVAGFGSTGLPDQDLISVFTVTDAAPRVALAEARDVVTLDGGPEDVLAALDAGTLSPLQPVVVRSAAEPADLVSDGYRRVERQFGRSHDAVSEVMTGSARYREDRPTHDYPGAPTVRRAAAEHLAVDAVRASSSQGYADTFGPVLPFHGPAAAFDGRRGTAWRSAPLVPPTGQWLAVDLDRPVTGGVLQVSFLEVAGTATVQEAMISFDGESRVYGVPRGGRLVVPVPEVPVRQVRISVVSVAPGLGASSPVAIEEVEIPGTAPGRTLHVPRPIGADSSLTLRNEAPRRPCVDVGYGPRCQTSEIRETEWNGIDRRLEVVEGGTWELSGTVTAEAGAAALLAPVDDSTAAVTSTSVLGGDPSVSGAFAFDGRPETPWLADPDDSSATLHLAWSGERTLTRLAVDKAPVPAAAPLRARIESSEGVREVDLTDFGFFEPLPAPGGVSITFDRSAAPSGAGAPMGIGEVRVDGLEGLQHRPSLDSTTGAECGLGPEIRIDDVPYPTEVTGTLQDVVGGRPLTWRSCDGPVPLAPGTHRVVAEATSRFEPLSLTWRPAGGDAAATGSGDDGRLQVTSWGDTRRVVSVADGPAAVLRIAENVNDGWRATLDGDVLEPVVLDGWQQGYRIPAAVSGDVVLEFVPDPWYRGTLLAGLVLAVVLVVLAALSPRGRRRGGGVASDLTSHDRSLGAGTAAAVGVAALISGGVPLAAGWAAGLVPPVRRYATALGAVALLVSGVLAATSAGLAVGRPGVWADGTAALGLGLVLAQTVRVRRPTLDLNLSSTASYVARPLTRRFR; this is encoded by the coding sequence CTGCTGCAGCAGCCGGGGCGGACGACGTTCGACACCAAGTTCGACCTGACCGCCGACCCCGCCTCGTTCCTCGGCCGGGCGTTGCACCTGTGGAACCCCGTCTCGCTCGGCGAGCTGCAGAATCAGGCCTACGGCTATCTGTTTCCCCAGGGGCCCTTCTTCCTCGCGGCCGAACACGTCGGGGTCCCCGACTGGCTCGCCCAGCGCCTGTGGTCGGCGCTCCTGCTGGTGGCCGCCTACGAGGGGACCCGCCGGATCTGCCGCGCTCTCGGACTGGGCGGGGGCACCGCGGTGCTCGGCGGCCTCGCCTACGCCCTCGCCCCGCGTCTGCTGGGTGCGGTCGGCGTGCTCTCCGGTGAAGTGCTCCCGGAGGCCGTCCTGCCGTGGGTCGCGCTCCCACTCGTCCTCGCCCTGAACGGGCGCCTCCCGGCTCGCCGTGCCGGCTTGCTGTCCGGTGTCGCGGTGTTGTTCATGAGCGGGGTCAACGCCACCGGCACCCTCGCCGCCCTGCCCGTGGCCTTCCTCCTGGCCGCCAGCCGCATCCGGACCCGCGGTGGCGCCGCCCTCCTGGGCTGGTGGGCGCTCGGGACAGGCCTCGCGTGCGCCTGGTGGCTCGGTCCCCTCCTGCTCCTGGGGAGATACAGCCCACCGTTCCTCGACTTCATCGAGACGGCTGCGACGACCACCTCCCCGACCGGCTGGGCGAACAGCCTGCGGGGAGCCGAGCACTGGGTCGCCTACCACCGCATCGACGGGGAAGGCTGGTGGCCCGGCGCCCACACCCTCGCGACGTCGGGCTTGCTGGCCTTCCTCGCCATGTCGATCGCGACGTTCGGGCTCGTCGGTCTGCTGCACCGCCGCATGCCGCTGCGGATCCCGCTGACCGTGTCTCTCGTCCTCGGCCTGCTGCTGCTCACGATCGGCAATTCCTCCGCGGTCGGGTCGTTCGTCGACGAGCCGGTCCGGGCGCTGCTCGACGGGCCGCTGGCACCCCTGCGGAACGTGCACAAGGTGGATCCCCTGATCCGGTTGCCGATCGCGCTCGGGTTCGCCCACGCGGCAGCCCTGGCGGTCGGACGGCTCGGGCGCCTGCTGGACGAGCGCGGGGAGAGCCGGCGCCTCCCGTTGGCCCGGCGTGTCGCCGGCACCTCCCTGGTCGTCGTCCTCCTCGTCAGCGCCGCACCACTGTTCACCGGCGGTCTGCGGATGCCGGGCTGGACGGAGGTGCCCCAGGCGTGGGCCGCGCTGGCCGACTACCTCGAGGACCGGCCGGACAGCCGCGCACTGGTCGTGCCCGGCGCCGGTTTCGGGGTCCATTCGTGGGGGTGGACGATCGACGAGCCGCTCCAGGGCCTGACCGGGACCGCCTGGGTGACCCGCAGCCAGGTACCGCTGGTCCCGGGACCGACGGCGCGCGTGCTGGACGCCGTGGAGACCCGGCTGGCGAACGGGCACGGCAGCGCCGGCCTGGCTCAGTTCCTGGGGAGGGCCGGCATCACGCACGTCGTCGTCCGCCGGGATCTCGACAGGACCGCCGCCGAGACCGCGCCCGCGGACCGGGTCGAGCGCGCGCTCCTCGACAGCCCGGGGCTGCGCCGGGTGGCCGGGTTCGGCAGCACCGGCCTTCCGGACCAGGACCTCATCAGCGTGTTCACCGTCACCGACGCGGCGCCGCGGGTCGCTCTGGCCGAGGCACGGGACGTGGTGACGCTGGATGGCGGACCGGAGGACGTGCTCGCCGCCCTGGACGCCGGGACGCTGTCGCCCCTCCAGCCCGTGGTCGTGCGCTCCGCCGCCGAGCCGGCCGACCTGGTGAGCGACGGCTACCGGCGGGTGGAGCGCCAGTTCGGCCGCAGCCACGACGCGGTGAGCGAGGTGATGACCGGGTCGGCGCGCTACCGGGAGGACCGGCCGACGCACGACTACCCGGGAGCCCCGACCGTCCGGCGGGCCGCCGCGGAGCATCTCGCGGTGGACGCCGTCCGGGCGTCCAGCTCGCAGGGATACGCGGACACCTTCGGGCCGGTGTTGCCCTTCCACGGGCCCGCGGCGGCCTTCGACGGCCGCCGGGGGACGGCCTGGCGGTCCGCACCGCTCGTGCCGCCGACCGGCCAGTGGCTGGCGGTCGACCTGGATCGCCCCGTGACCGGCGGGGTGCTGCAGGTGTCCTTCCTCGAGGTCGCCGGCACGGCGACCGTGCAGGAGGCCATGATCTCCTTCGACGGCGAGTCACGGGTCTACGGTGTCCCCCGGGGCGGGCGACTGGTGGTGCCCGTGCCGGAGGTCCCCGTACGCCAGGTGCGCATCTCCGTCGTGTCGGTGGCCCCAGGACTCGGTGCGTCGTCACCGGTCGCCATCGAAGAGGTGGAGATCCCGGGGACGGCCCCGGGGCGGACTCTGCACGTACCTCGGCCGATCGGAGCCGACAGCTCGCTGACGCTGCGCAACGAGGCACCGCGGCGACCCTGCGTGGACGTCGGATACGGCCCGCGCTGCCAGACGTCGGAGATCCGGGAGACCGAGTGGAACGGGATCGACCGGCGGCTCGAGGTCGTCGAGGGCGGCACGTGGGAGCTCTCCGGAACCGTCACCGCCGAGGCCGGTGCGGCGGCCCTGCTCGCGCCGGTCGACGACTCGACCGCGGCGGTGACGTCGACCTCGGTGCTGGGAGGTGATCCGTCCGTCTCCGGCGCGTTCGCCTTCGACGGGCGGCCGGAGACCCCGTGGTTGGCCGATCCGGACGACTCCAGCGCGACCCTGCACCTGGCCTGGTCCGGTGAGCGCACCCTCACCCGGCTCGCGGTCGACAAGGCGCCCGTTCCGGCGGCCGCCCCTCTCCGGGCACGGATCGAGTCGTCCGAAGGCGTCCGCGAGGTGGACCTCACCGACTTCGGCTTCTTCGAGCCGCTGCCGGCCCCGGGCGGGGTCTCGATCACCTTCGACCGGTCGGCGGCGCCATCGGGGGCCGGCGCGCCGATGGGGATCGGCGAGGTCCGCGTCGACGGCCTGGAGGGCCTGCAGCACCGGCCGTCACTGGACAGCACGACCGGTGCCGAATGCGGCCTGGGGCCCGAGATCCGGATCGATGACGTGCCCTATCCGACCGAGGTCACCGGGACGTTGCAGGACGTGGTTGGCGGACGTCCGCTGACCTGGCGTTCCTGTGACGGGCCGGTTCCGCTGGCTCCGGGCACCCACCGGGTGGTGGCCGAGGCGACGTCCCGGTTCGAGCCGCTGTCCCTCACCTGGCGTCCCGCCGGCGGGGACGCCGCCGCCACCGGCAGCGGCGACGACGGCCGCCTGCAGGTGACATCGTGGGGCGACACTCGGCGCGTGGTCTCCGTGGCCGACGGTCCTGCGGCCGTCCTGCGGATCGCCGAGAACGTGAACGACGGTTGGCGGGCGACCCTCGACGGAGACGTCCTCGAGCCGGTGGTGCTCGACGGCTGGCAGCAGGGGTACCGGATCCCGGCCGCGGTGTCCGGCGACGTCGTGCTCGAGTTCGTGCCCGACCCCTGGTACCGCGGGACGTTGCTGGCCGGCCTGGTCCTGGCCGTGGTGCTCGTGGTGCTCGCGGCGCTGTCCCCGCGCGGACGGAGACGGGGCGGCGGCGTGGCCAGCGACCTCACCTCGCACGATCGCTCACTGGGCGCCGGCACGGCCGCGGCGGTCGGCGTCGCCGCGCTGATCTCCGGCGGCGTCCCTCTGGCCGCGGGATGGGCCGCCGGCCTGGTGCCGCCGGTCCGCCGGTACGCCACCGCGCTCGGGGCCGTGGCCCTCCTGGTGAGCGGAGTCCTCGCGGCCACCTCGGCCGGGCTCGCCGTGGGGCGTCCGGGGGTCTGGGCGGACGGGACGGCCGCGCTCGGGCTCGGGCTCGTGCTGGCGCAGACCGTCCGAGTCCGGCGCCCGACCCTCGACCTCAACCTGAGCTCCACTGCGTCGTACGTTGCCCGACCGCTGACCCGGAGGTTCCGATGA
- a CDS encoding DUF3068 domain-containing protein, with protein sequence MRGRAVGLGLLGLGAFLLVGAFMVGLVLAPTMVKLPLDQTAEPTAVGSDVSFFDLGEMRQLRGLDAEVQQRVQGDPTSEAAGEDIAVWNFGSVMTDSDGQLMNASTYRVCLDRTDAVAVACDVDQVDYDRDKDVEGLTLTFPFGTEQRDYDLFNPTTGQSFPARFEGVEEIQGLEVYKFVTTVPETVIRETDVPGALVGDPEAGTVPAEVVYSNQRTVWVEPTSGVVVTAKETPNTVLRGPDGTTGATILAGTFSGTDETVAAGVERAEETRGQITLIQRTLPLLMAGLGLVLLVVGVVLLLRGRTDRRRGAA encoded by the coding sequence ATGCGAGGACGCGCCGTCGGGTTGGGCTTGCTGGGGCTGGGAGCGTTCCTGCTCGTGGGAGCCTTCATGGTGGGGCTGGTGCTGGCGCCGACGATGGTCAAGTTGCCGCTGGACCAGACCGCGGAACCGACCGCGGTCGGCAGTGACGTCAGCTTCTTCGACCTGGGCGAGATGCGTCAGCTGCGTGGGCTCGATGCCGAGGTGCAGCAGCGGGTGCAGGGCGATCCCACGTCGGAGGCGGCGGGGGAGGACATCGCGGTCTGGAACTTCGGCTCGGTCATGACCGACAGCGACGGCCAACTGATGAACGCCTCCACGTACCGGGTGTGCCTGGACAGGACCGACGCCGTCGCCGTGGCCTGCGACGTCGACCAGGTGGACTACGACCGGGACAAGGACGTGGAGGGCCTCACCCTCACGTTCCCGTTCGGCACCGAGCAGCGCGACTACGACCTGTTCAACCCGACCACCGGCCAGAGCTTCCCGGCCCGCTTCGAGGGTGTCGAGGAGATCCAGGGCCTGGAGGTCTACAAGTTCGTCACGACGGTGCCCGAGACAGTCATCCGGGAGACCGACGTTCCCGGCGCGCTGGTCGGTGACCCCGAGGCGGGCACCGTGCCGGCGGAGGTCGTGTACAGCAACCAGCGCACCGTGTGGGTGGAACCCACCAGCGGGGTCGTCGTGACCGCGAAGGAGACGCCGAACACGGTCCTTCGTGGACCGGACGGCACGACGGGGGCGACCATCCTCGCCGGCACCTTCAGCGGCACCGACGAGACCGTCGCCGCCGGCGTGGAGCGGGCCGAGGAGACGCGCGGTCAGATCACCCTGATCCAGCGGACGCTGCCGCTCCTGATGGCCGGTCTCGGACTGGTGCTCCTGGTCGTCGGGGTGGTGCTCCTCCTGCGGGGCCGGACCGACCGCCGTCGCGGCGCAGCCTGA
- a CDS encoding class I SAM-dependent methyltransferase, translating to MARSATLSRSITLFRAFLREQPEPDLFYGVLAADSARQLAEHAPLSGALLLDVGGGPGYFAEAFRAAGARYVGLEPDAGELVARGEPEPGTVRGSGEALPVRTAAVDVCYSSNVLEHVASPWTMTAEMVRVTRPGGTVFLSFTPWWSPWGGHETAPWHYLGGHRARRRYRRREGREPKNRFGESLFPVSVGAALRWARSCPDVEVVATFPRYHPWWARWIVAVPLLREVVSWNLVIVMRRR from the coding sequence ATGGCACGCTCTGCGACCCTGTCGCGGTCGATCACGCTGTTCCGGGCATTCCTGCGGGAACAGCCCGAACCCGACCTGTTCTACGGGGTGCTGGCCGCGGACTCCGCCCGGCAGCTCGCGGAGCACGCGCCCCTGAGCGGGGCCCTGCTGCTCGACGTCGGGGGCGGGCCCGGCTACTTCGCCGAGGCCTTCCGGGCGGCCGGCGCGCGCTACGTGGGCCTCGAGCCCGACGCCGGCGAGCTCGTCGCCCGGGGGGAGCCGGAGCCCGGCACGGTGCGGGGGAGCGGCGAAGCGCTGCCGGTCCGGACCGCGGCGGTGGACGTCTGCTACTCGTCGAACGTGCTCGAGCACGTCGCCTCGCCGTGGACCATGACGGCCGAGATGGTGCGCGTGACCAGGCCCGGAGGCACGGTGTTCCTGTCGTTCACCCCCTGGTGGTCGCCCTGGGGCGGGCACGAGACCGCTCCGTGGCACTACCTCGGCGGCCACCGGGCGCGACGGCGCTACCGGCGGCGGGAGGGCCGCGAGCCGAAGAACCGGTTCGGGGAGTCACTGTTCCCCGTGTCGGTCGGCGCGGCGCTGCGCTGGGCGCGATCCTGCCCCGACGTCGAGGTGGTCGCCACCTTCCCCCGCTACCACCCGTGGTGGGCGCGGTGGATCGTCGCCGTCCCGCTGCTGCGCGAGGTCGTCTCCTGGAATCTCGTCATCGTGATGCGTCGCCGTTGA